One genomic segment of Syngnathus acus chromosome 1, fSynAcu1.2, whole genome shotgun sequence includes these proteins:
- the LOC119128474 gene encoding neuronal pentraxin-1-like, which translates to MNEGMRQARYKSARGLLRLQASVNSSVVLNTDINASGTMDRLPWKVFLLCCLATAESSAQDLGQTQFICTSVPKDMDLCAATMQNSGPGEDLKTTVMQLRETVLQQKETIMNQKETIRELTSKLSRCESQSFPAAAGPGGRRPGAKNTMGDISRGTAETLAQLGHTLQTLKQRLENLEQYSRGNNTVQANSLKDLLQNKIDDMEKQVLSRVNTLEEAKSGSRNDSDQRNRVESTLTSLHHRITDLEKGKENRPADKFQLTFPLRTNYMYAKAKRSLPEMYSFTVCLWIKSNASPGVGTPFSYAVPGQANELVLIEWGNNPMEILINDKVAKLPFLINDGKWHHLCITWTTRDGMWEAFQDGVMRGNGENLAPYHPIKPEGVLVLGQEQDTLGGGFDATQAFVGELANLNIWNRKLSITEIYNLATCNSKATAGNVLSWTESNIEIFGGATKWSFEPCRSAN; encoded by the exons ATGAATGAGGGGATGCGTCAAGCGCGCTATAAAAGCGCGCGCGGATTGCTGCGGCTCCAAGCTTCAGTGAACAGCTCCGTGGTACTGAACACAGACATCAATGCGAGTGGAACCATGGATCGACTCCCGTGGAAAGTTTTTCTCCTTTGTTGCCTGGCCACcgcggagagctccgcgcaaGACTTGGGACAGACGCAGTTTATTTGCACGTCGGTGCCCAAGGATATGGACTTGTGTGCGGCCACCATGCAGAACAGTGGGCCGGGGGAGGACCTGAAGACGACTGTCATGCAGCTGCGGGAGACCGTGCTGCAGCAAAAGGAGACCATTATGAACCAGAAGGAGACAATCAGGGAACTAACGTCCAAGTTGAGTCGCTGTGAGAGTCAGAGCTTCCCGGCCGCGGCGGGACCCGGAGGGAGGCGGCCGGGCGCCAAGAACACGATGGGGGATATTTCACGGGGCACCGCAGAGACCCTGGCCCAGCTGGGACACACTTTACAGACTCTGAAACAGAGACTGGAGAACCTTGAG CAATACAGCCGAGGGAATAACACCGTGCAGGCGAACAGTCTGAAGGATCTGCTTCAAAACAAGATAGATGACATGGAGAAGCAAGTTCTGTCTCGGGTCAACACATTAGAAGAAGCCAAAAGTGGTTCCAGAAATGACAGCGACCAACGGAACCGAGTGGAGTCCACGCTCACTTCTCTGCACCACCGCATCACAGACTTAGAGAAAG GCAAAGAAAACAGACCCGCGGATAAGTTCCAGCTGACATTCCCGTTGAGAACCAACTACATGTACGCCAAAGCCAAGAGGAGTCTGCCCGAGATGTACTCCTTCACCGTGTGTCTGTGGATCAAGTCCAACGCCTCACCAGGGGTGGGGACACCCTTTTCTTACGCTGTCCCGGGTCAGGCCAACGAGCTGGTGCTGATTGAATGGGGAAACAACCCAATGGAGATTCTCATTAATGACAAG GTTGCAAAGCTGCCCTTCCTCATCAATGACGGCAAATGGCATCACTTGTGCATCACGTGGACCACCCGAGACGGGATGTGGGAGGCCTTTCAGGATGGTGTGATGAGGGGCAACGGTGAAAATTTGGCACCCTATCACCCCATCAAACCTGAGGGGGTGCTCGTCTTGGGACAGGAGCAG GATACACTCGGAGGAGGCTTTGATGCAACACAAGCCTTCGTAGGCGAGCTGGCAAACCTAAACATCTGGAATAGGAAACTGTCCATCACTGAAATCTACAACTTGGCAACCTGCAACAGTAAAGCAACGGCCGGCAATGTGCTCTCTTGGACGGAGAGCAACATTGAAATATTTGGAGGAGCAACTAAATGGTCCTTTGAGCCTTGTCGTTCAGCCAACTGA